The Oreochromis niloticus isolate F11D_XX linkage group LG13, O_niloticus_UMD_NMBU, whole genome shotgun sequence genome has a window encoding:
- the LOC100706574 gene encoding alpha-internexin: MSYGDRYTSSSYRKIFGDSPRFPVSSSRMSGESPRGPASLRSMAASRNSASSVTLYRRGGRTSTSFSTVPTASLDLSQTSVVSNEFKVIRTNEKEQLQGLNDRFAMFIDKVRHLEQQNKVLETELVTLRQKQSERPRIAHLYQQEMRDLRSQLEELNREKNRVLIERNNMEDELQKLSAKYDEEVRAREEAEQTLRSFRKDVDDAAAVRLDLERRVESLMDEISFLKKVHEEEIEELSSMMEAQQVSVEVELAKPDLTSALKEIRNQYESIASKNLQSAEEWYKSKFASLSEQATRSNEAMRASREEISEFRRQLQSKTIETETLRGANESLERQISEMEDTHNAEVTAMQDTISQMDTELRNLKSEMAHHLREYQDLLNVKMALDIEIAAYRKLLEGEETHFNSGMSFNYSYQPRASSSSSRREKEGGAKESFKDVSEDKDEADINSNN; the protein is encoded by the exons ATGAGCTACGGAGACCGCTACACGTCGTCCTCCTATCGGAAGATTTTCGGAGATTCTCCGAGATTCCCCGTCTCTTCCTCTCGCATGAGCGGCGAGTCTCCGCGGGGCCCTGCGAGCCTCAGATCCATGGCAGCGTCGCGCAACAGCGCGTCCTCTGTAACCCTGTACAGACGGGGGGGACGGACCTCCACCTCTTTCTCTACGGTGCCCACCGCCTCCCTGGACTTGTCCCAGACCTCCGTGGTCAGCAATGAGTTCAAAGTGATCAGAACCAACGAGAAGGAGCAGCTGCAG GGTCTCAATGACCGCTTTGCCATGTTCATCGATAAAGTCAGACACCTGGAGCAGCAGAATAAAGTGTTGGAGACGGAGCTGGTGACCCTGCGGCAGAAGCAGAGCGAGCGGCCCCGCATCGCTCATCTCTACCAGCAGGAGATGAGGGACCTGCGCTCGCAGTTGGAGGAGCTGAACAGGGAAAAGAACCGAGTGCTGATTGAGAGGAACAACATGGAGGACGAGCTGCAG AAGCTAAGTGCAAAGTATGATGAGGAGGTGAGAGCGAGGGAAGAAGCTGAACAGACCCTGAGGTCCTTCAGAAAAGACGTGGATGATGCCGCCGCCGTCCGCCTGGACCTGGAGCGCAGGGTGGAGTCCCTGATGGACGAAATCTCCTTCCTCAAGAAAGTCCATGAAGAAGAAATTGAGGAGCTGAGCAGCATGATGGAGGCGCAGCAGGTCTCTGTGGAGGTTGAGCTTGCCAAGCCGGACCTCACCTCAGCGCTGAAGGAGATCCGCAACCAGTACGAGTCCATTGCCTCCAAGAACTTGCAGTCGGCTGAGGAGTGGTACAAGAGCAAGTTTGCGAGCCTCAGCGAGCAGGCCACGAGGAGCAACGAGGCCATGAGGGCCAGCAGGGAGGAGATCAGTGAGTTCAGGAGGCAGCTTCAGTCCAAGACCATTGAGACAGAGACCCTAAGGGGTGCCAATGAGTCTCTGGAGAGGCAGATCTCAGAGATGGAGGATACACACAACGCTGAAGTCACAGCAATGCAG GACACCATTAGCCAAATGGATACTGAGTTGAGGAACCTGAAGAGTGAGATGGCTCATCATCTGAGAGAGTATCAAGACCTGCTCAATGTCAAGATGGCCCTGGACATCGAGATCGCTGCTTATAG GAAACTGCTGGAAGGGGAGGAGACTCACTTTAACTCAGGGATGTCCTTCAACTACAGCTACCAACCTCGAGCCTCATCCAGCTCCTCCAGGAGGGAGAAAGAAGGAGGCGCGAAGGAAAGCTTCAAAGATGTCAGCGAGGATAAAGACGAGGCGGACATCAACTCCAACAACTGA